Proteins encoded in a region of the Capra hircus breed San Clemente chromosome 3, ASM170441v1, whole genome shotgun sequence genome:
- the ZYG11B gene encoding protein zyg-11 homolog B isoform X2 → MRLKRACIRKAKISAVAFRKAFCHHKLVELDATGVNADITITDIISGLGSNKWIQQNLQCLVLNSLTLSLEDPYERCFSRLSGLRALSITNVLFYNEDLAEVASLPRLESLDISNTSITDITALLACKDRLKSLTMHHLKCLKMTTTQILDVVRELRHLNHLDISDDKQFTSDIALRLLEQKDILPNLVSLDVSGRKHVTDKAVEAFIQQRPSMQFVGLLATDAGYSEFLTGEGHLKVSGEANETQIAEALKRYSERAFFVREALFHLFSLTHVMEKTKPEILKLVVTGMRNHPMNLPVQLAASACVFNLTKQDLAAGMPVRLLADVTHLLLKAMEHFPNHQQLQKNCLLSLCSDRILQDVPFNRFEAAKLVMQWLCNHEDQNMQRMAVAIISILAAKLSTEQTAQLGAELFIVRQLLQIVKQKTNQNSVDTTLKFTLSALWNLTDESPTTCRHFIENQGLELFMRVLESFPTESSIQQKVLGLLNNIAEVQELHSELMWKDFIDHISSLLHSVEVEVSYFAAGIIAHLISRGEQAWTLSRSQRNSLLDDLHSAILKWPTPECEMVAYRSFNPFFPLLGCFTTPGVQLWAVWAMQHVCSKNPSRYCSMLIEEGGLQHLYNIKEHEQTDPHVQQIAVAILDSLEKHIVRHGRPPPCKKQSQARLN, encoded by the exons ATGCGCTTAAAACGAGCTTGCATTCGCAAAGCCAAGATCTCTGCTGTTGCTTTCCGGAAAGCCTTCTGCCACCACAAGTTAGTGGAACTTGATGCCACAGGTGTGAATGCTGACATCACAATTACAGACATCATCAGTGGGCTTGGCAGTAACAAATGGATCCAGCAAAATCTCCAGTGCCTCGTGCTGAACTCATTAACTCTCTCTCTCGAAGATCCTTATGAGCGGTGCTTTAGCCGACTTTCTGGCCTTCGAGCATTAAGCATCACCAATGTTCTCTTTTACAATGAAGACCTGGCTGAAGTTGCCTCATTGCCAAGATTAGAGAGCCTGGATATTTCCAACACCTCAATCACAGACATCACGGCTCTGCTGGCCTGCAAAGACCGACTCAAGTCTCTAACCATGCATcacttgaaatgtttaaaaatgacaaCTACCCAGATACTGGATGTTGTTCGAGAACTAAGACATCTGAATCATCTTGATATTTCAGATGATAAACAGTTTACATCGGACATAGCTCTTCGGTTATTAGAACAAAAGGACATCCTGCCCAACCTCGTCTCCTTGGATGTTTCTGGGAGGAAGCATGTGACAGACAAAGCTGTTGAAGCTTTTATTCAGCAACGGCCCAGCATGCAGTTTGTAGGTTTGCTGGCCACTGATGCTGGCTACTCTGAATTCCTCACAGGCGAAGGACATTTGAag GTGTCTGGAGAAGCCAATGAAACTCAGATTGCAGAAGCATTGAAAAGGTACAGTGAACGGGCCTTCTTTGTCCGAGAAGCTCTGTTTCACCTTTTTAGCCTGACTCATGTGATGGAAAAAACAAAGCCAGAAATTTTAAAG cttGTGGTTACTGGGATGAGAAACCACCCTATGAATTTGCCAGTGCAGCTTGCTGCAAGTGCCTGTGTATTTAATTTAACCAAGCAGGATCTTGCTGCAGGAATGCCCGTCCGACTCCTGGCCGATGTGACCCATTTGCTGCTCAAAGCCATGGAACATTTTCCCAACCACCAGCAG TTACAGAAGAATTGCCTCCTTTCACTTTGCAGTGACCGAATTCTTCAAGATGTTCCATTCAACAG GTTTGAAGCAGCCAAGCTTGTCATGCAGTGGCTCTGCAACCATGAGGATCAAAACATGCAGAGGATGGCGGTTGCTATCATTTCCATTCTGGCTGCCAAG CTTTCTACAGAACAGACAGCCCAGCTTGGTGCTGAGCTCTTCATTGTCAGG CAACTTCTTCAAATAGTGAAGCAGAAAACCAATCAAAATTCAGTGGACACTACTTTGAAGTTTACTTTGAGTGCACTTTGGAACCTCACAGATGAATCTCCAACCACTTGCAGACACTTTATTGAAAATCAAGGGTTAGAACTCTTCATGAGGGTTCTAGAG tcATTCCCAACTGAGTCATCCATTCAACAGAAAGTCCTAGGACTTTTG aacaaTATAGCTGAAGTACAAGAATTGCATTCTGAATTAATGTGGAAGGATTTTATAGACCACATCAGTAGTCTTCTACATAGTGTTGAAGTGGAAGTCAGTTACTTTGCAGCTGGAATTATTGCCCACTTAATATCTAGAGGTGAACAAGCTTGGACATTGAGTCGCAGCCAGAGGAATTCTCTTCTGGATGATCTG CATTCAGCTATTTTGAAATGGCCAACTCCAGAGTGTGAGATGGTAGCATACAG gtcctttaatccatttttcccATTACTTGGCTGTTTTACAACACCTGGAGTCCAGCTATGGGCAGTTTGGGCCATGCAACATGTCTGCAGCAAGAATC